In one window of Candidatus Kaelpia imicola DNA:
- a CDS encoding reverse transcriptase domain-containing protein, translating to MTSSNFFKLEAADLKKSFLDLDSIQDLAALLDVRCSLVTYYAFILPDKIKYKKFTIPKKSGGQREINAPILPLKAIQNRLNFILQNIYTPKSYVHGFVKKRSILTNARNHVSKSFVGNIDLKDFFPSINFGRVRGVFIAAPFEFNNKVATALARIACFDNYLPQGAPTSPIISNLICVKLDSRLSQLARKYDCFYTRYADDLTFSTLSSVFPEAILKKEVVNGREDIVIGEELKNTVIDNGFKINKKKLRLKDKRQRQEVTGLTTNVFPNVNRKFIRQVWTMIHMWYKHGLASAEKEYFNRIDDKFRNPKHKRPSFKEILVGKIDFIGQIRGRQDRIYLNLCRTFRKLCPKKKFYVDYDDESLPLIITEGSTDRIHLKAALRTLYSKRLYRYLDVRFNEYTQSMGSGALSKLCKEMCKVQQPVKTIFIFDSDEEEYIVFANEGGRCGAPRYWGNNVFSFSLPIPPHRQKQSYISIEHYYKDDEIKRLDSNGCRLFFKNEFDWNTKEHLSENLKIKEDKKIKGTKLTSIIDHNIVSSSNDANMVLSKSLFAKNVLHKENNFHDFNFDEFTRIFDLINEILR from the coding sequence ATGACAAGCAGTAATTTTTTTAAATTAGAAGCAGCAGACTTAAAGAAAAGTTTTCTTGATTTAGATAGCATTCAAGATTTGGCTGCTCTTTTAGATGTAAGATGTAGCTTAGTAACATACTATGCTTTTATTCTGCCCGACAAAATAAAATATAAAAAGTTTACTATTCCTAAAAAATCTGGAGGTCAAAGAGAGATTAATGCTCCGATATTGCCATTAAAAGCAATTCAAAATAGATTAAATTTTATTCTACAAAATATTTACACCCCAAAGTCTTATGTGCATGGTTTTGTTAAAAAAAGAAGTATCCTTACTAATGCACGAAACCATGTATCTAAAAGTTTTGTTGGCAATATTGATTTAAAAGATTTTTTCCCTTCTATTAATTTTGGTAGAGTTAGGGGGGTGTTCATAGCAGCTCCTTTTGAATTTAACAATAAAGTAGCAACAGCATTAGCACGTATTGCATGTTTTGATAATTATTTACCGCAAGGAGCTCCGACTTCGCCTATAATTTCCAATCTCATTTGCGTTAAACTAGATAGTAGACTATCACAGCTTGCAAGAAAATATGATTGTTTTTACACTCGATATGCAGATGATTTGACTTTCTCTACGTTGTCTAGTGTTTTCCCTGAAGCAATTTTAAAAAAGGAAGTAGTTAATGGTAGAGAAGATATTGTAATTGGAGAAGAATTAAAAAACACAGTGATAGATAATGGATTTAAAATAAATAAAAAGAAATTAAGATTAAAAGACAAAAGACAACGGCAAGAAGTTACAGGATTAACCACAAATGTTTTTCCAAATGTAAACAGGAAGTTTATTAGGCAGGTTTGGACGATGATTCATATGTGGTATAAGCATGGTTTAGCCTCTGCTGAGAAAGAGTATTTTAATCGCATAGACGATAAGTTTAGAAATCCGAAACATAAACGTCCGTCATTTAAAGAAATACTTGTTGGCAAGATAGATTTTATCGGGCAGATAAGGGGAAGGCAGGATAGGATTTATTTAAATTTATGTAGAACGTTTAGGAAGCTTTGTCCGAAGAAAAAATTCTATGTTGATTATGATGATGAAAGTTTACCATTGATTATAACAGAGGGTAGTACCGATAGAATACATCTTAAGGCTGCCTTAAGAACGTTATATTCTAAAAGGTTGTATAGGTATCTAGATGTACGTTTTAATGAATATACACAAAGCATGGGTTCTGGTGCTTTGTCTAAATTATGTAAAGAGATGTGTAAAGTGCAACAACCAGTAAAAACAATATTTATTTTTGATAGTGACGAAGAGGAGTATATTGTATTTGCAAATGAGGGAGGTAGATGCGGTGCCCCTAGATATTGGGGCAATAATGTGTTTTCCTTTTCATTGCCGATACCTCCCCACAGGCAAAAACAATCTTATATTAGTATAGAGCATTATTATAAAGATGATGAGATTAAGAGATTGGATAGTAACGGGTGTAGATTATTTTTTAAGAATGAATTTGACTGGAATACTAAGGAGCATCTTTCTGAGAATTTGAAAATAAAAGAAGACAAAAAGATAAAAGGAACAAAGCTTACCTCAATAATTGACCATAATATTGTTAGCAGTAGTAATGATGCTAATATGGTATTGTCAAAATCTCTGTTTGCAAAAAATGTGTTACACAAAGAAAACAATTTTCACGATTTTAATTTCGATGAATTTACTAGAATCTTTGATTTAATTAATGAAATATTAAGATAA
- a CDS encoding tyrosine-type recombinase/integrase, producing MKISILFEEFIAFATLERCLEPTTIEWYKRSLAPLLKYLRYKMLKADLEVLTTETLRGFFVSHRLNGNAPRTILNIMQGIKSFCSFLVKRGYLKENPCNSLEKPKLARRLPDFLDEGEAKELLQTCISLKRSYKSKWYRDVSIISMFLLTGIRKRELLNLKLKDVNLDRGYICVTAKNKERIVPLNDTVKGFLEDYLKVRPKRKNIDYLFLSTNRKNSPLTQQGLYNLFDELKKKVGFKKNVTPQVLRHTFCTLMLRNGVNLRDIQLLAGHSDISTTARFYLGCDDKQLKKAVEKHPLNI from the coding sequence ATGAAGATTTCAATCTTATTTGAGGAGTTCATTGCTTTTGCGACTTTAGAAAGATGCTTAGAACCTACTACTATTGAATGGTATAAAAGAAGCCTTGCACCGCTGCTTAAGTACTTACGTTATAAGATGCTTAAGGCAGACTTGGAGGTTTTAACCACAGAGACTCTTAGGGGCTTTTTTGTAAGCCATAGACTAAACGGCAACGCACCTAGAACAATACTTAATATTATGCAGGGAATTAAGTCGTTTTGTAGCTTTTTAGTAAAGAGAGGTTATCTCAAGGAGAACCCTTGCAATAGCCTTGAAAAGCCCAAGTTAGCCCGTAGGTTGCCTGATTTCCTAGATGAGGGGGAAGCTAAGGAGTTGTTACAAACTTGCATTAGCTTAAAGCGTAGTTATAAATCAAAGTGGTATAGAGATGTTTCTATTATTAGTATGTTTCTATTAACTGGTATAAGAAAGAGAGAGTTGCTTAATTTAAAGTTGAAGGATGTAAACTTGGATAGAGGATATATATGTGTTACAGCTAAGAACAAAGAGAGGATTGTGCCTTTAAATGATACTGTAAAAGGTTTTTTGGAAGACTACTTAAAAGTAAGGCCCAAAAGGAAAAATATCGATTACTTATTTTTATCTACCAACAGAAAGAACTCTCCTTTAACTCAACAAGGATTGTACAATCTATTTGATGAGCTAAAGAAAAAAGTTGGATTTAAAAAGAATGTTACTCCTCAAGTCTTGAGGCATACTTTCTGCACTTTAATGTTAAGAAATGGAGTAAACTTAAGAGATATTCAATTATTAGCAGGACATTCTGACATATCTACTACGGCTAGATTTTATTTAGGATGCGATGATAAACAGTTAAAAAAGGCGGTTGAAAAGCATCCATTGAATATCTAA
- a CDS encoding helix-turn-helix transcriptional regulator, protein MNIIKELKDYRLKNKITQQELAKMLEVSFATVNRWFNGHTKPSEIQEYHIKELLKKEEIKAK, encoded by the coding sequence ATGAATATAATAAAAGAACTTAAAGATTACCGATTAAAGAACAAAATTACTCAACAAGAATTAGCTAAGATGCTAGAAGTATCATTTGCTACTGTAAATAGGTGGTTTAATGGACATACTAAGCCTAGTGAAATACAGGAGTATCATATAAAAGAACTACTAAAAAAGGAGGAGATAAAGGCTAAATAA
- the mreC gene encoding rod shape-determining protein MreC: MRENQSQACRIEDLENENKNLKNCLELKKSLKKPIAANINSIIEEELRAKFLIDRGSRSGMKKNSAAITPAGFVGIVDDVGVNYAFVLPYFDPSFSISARISSTREIVLLAGRGRGCNLKLLYINIDSDVKIGDTVVTSGKGLLPRGIAVGRVVNIYMHASQMYKVADVEPFVDISKVEDVLIIVQE; this comes from the coding sequence TTGAGAGAGAATCAAAGTCAGGCCTGTAGAATAGAGGATTTAGAAAATGAAAATAAAAATCTTAAAAATTGCTTAGAGTTGAAAAAGAGTTTAAAAAAACCTATTGCGGCTAATATTAACTCTATAATTGAAGAAGAGTTAAGAGCTAAATTTTTAATAGACAGAGGAAGCAGAAGCGGTATGAAGAAGAATAGCGCAGCAATTACTCCTGCTGGCTTTGTAGGAATAGTTGATGATGTGGGTGTAAACTATGCCTTTGTGCTGCCTTATTTCGATCCCAGCTTTAGTATCTCTGCTCGTATATCCTCTACCAGGGAGATTGTATTGTTGGCAGGTAGAGGTAGGGGGTGCAATTTAAAGTTGCTTTACATAAATATTGATAGCGATGTTAAGATAGGTGATACAGTAGTAACTTCGGGAAAGGGTTTGTTGCCCAGGGGAATAGCTGTTGGAAGAGTAGTCAATATCTATATGCATGCTTCTCAGATGTATAAAGTTGCTGATGTTGAACCATTTGTTGATATCTCTAAAGTCGAAGATGTTTTAATAATAGTACAGGAATAA
- a CDS encoding type IV pilus twitching motility protein PilT: MDFLKGVIKRNEMDSSFKNLLIEMSQNNASDLHLKDGYPPIFRIDGNLMMSDHPELSPDNIEKMSFSVLNEEQRERFKREWELDFAIEVEGVARYRINLYIQRGSLAAAVRMLPAKIPSLSECGLNQELIIEKLLKRKRGLILVTGPTGSGKSTSIASMIEWLNENGTNHIITVEDPIEYVFKSRSSVIDQREVGTDTHSFSNSLRHILREDPDVILVGEMRDLETVEAALNIAETGHLVLATLHTPDAIQSINRIIDIFPAHKQSQVRVQISFVLLAVLTQQLMAKKEGPGRVLAYEMMIANHAVRSMIRESKVHQITSTLQTAQAEGMSTMNQSLVNLYLKGDIGYEQAMLHSLDVEDLKKLIQRKA, encoded by the coding sequence ATGGATTTTCTTAAGGGTGTTATCAAAAGAAATGAGATGGACAGTTCTTTTAAAAATCTTCTTATTGAAATGTCTCAGAATAATGCTTCCGACTTACATCTTAAAGATGGTTATCCCCCGATCTTTAGAATAGATGGGAACCTGATGATGAGTGACCATCCCGAGCTTTCACCGGATAACATCGAGAAGATGTCTTTTAGTGTGTTGAACGAGGAGCAGAGAGAGAGGTTTAAAAGAGAGTGGGAGCTAGATTTTGCGATAGAGGTAGAAGGGGTTGCCCGCTACAGAATAAATCTCTATATTCAGAGAGGTTCTCTTGCTGCTGCTGTAAGGATGCTGCCTGCTAAGATACCTTCGCTCTCTGAGTGCGGATTAAATCAAGAGCTTATCATTGAGAAGCTCTTAAAGAGAAAGAGAGGGCTTATTCTTGTTACAGGGCCGACTGGAAGCGGGAAATCTACATCAATAGCCTCTATGATTGAATGGTTAAATGAAAATGGAACGAACCACATCATAACCGTAGAGGATCCTATAGAGTATGTCTTTAAATCCAGGAGCTCTGTTATAGATCAGCGGGAAGTGGGAACAGATACTCACTCATTCAGCAACTCTCTAAGGCATATATTAAGAGAGGATCCCGACGTTATTCTTGTTGGCGAGATGCGTGACCTTGAGACGGTAGAGGCGGCTTTAAATATAGCTGAGACAGGCCATCTTGTTCTTGCAACTCTGCATACTCCAGATGCAATCCAGAGTATCAATAGAATTATCGATATTTTTCCAGCACATAAACAGTCTCAGGTAAGAGTGCAGATTTCCTTTGTCCTTTTGGCAGTCCTTACTCAGCAGCTTATGGCGAAGAAAGAAGGGCCGGGCCGTGTCTTGGCGTATGAGATGATGATTGCAAATCATGCAGTGAGAAGTATGATCAGAGAGAGCAAGGTTCATCAGATAACATCAACTCTTCAGACTGCACAGGCAGAGGGCATGAGCACTATGAACCAAAGCTTAGTTAACCTCTATTTGAAAGGTGATATAGGTTATGAGCAGGCAATGCTTCACTCTTTAGATGTTGAGGATCTTAAGAAATTAATCCAGAGAAAAGCGTGA
- a CDS encoding TIGR03936 family radical SAM-associated protein: MKEAVEYSLIFTKKGLLKFISHLDLLHLFQRVLRRANIAVLYSQGFHPIPKIKFNRALKLGVESDNEQLFIRLKEDIEESRLKKEINKQLPDEIQIVSATKV, from the coding sequence GTGAAAGAAGCAGTTGAATACTCGCTTATCTTTACAAAGAAGGGATTGTTGAAATTCATATCCCATCTTGATCTACTGCATCTCTTCCAACGTGTTTTAAGGCGAGCCAATATTGCAGTTTTATATTCACAGGGTTTTCATCCAATACCGAAGATTAAGTTCAATAGAGCTCTTAAACTTGGTGTAGAGAGTGATAACGAGCAGTTATTCATAAGATTAAAAGAAGATATAGAAGAGAGTAGATTGAAAAAAGAAATAAATAAGCAGCTTCCGGATGAGATTCAGATAGTTTCTGCAACTAAGGTCTGA
- a CDS encoding FtsW/RodA/SpoVE family cell cycle protein: protein MNKRLDILILYVLLIFLIGIMNLYSASYNFSGNYIMRQVIWFLISLLVASGVSFIGIRRILSLGLVFYITSLLLLIIVLILPAEGAHRWIKFGFLNIQPSQIMKFTLPVFLVSVFYYSNFETLSSFIMPLFFTLFGAILIAKEPDLGGSLMLFPSVVTFFILKKAKFRKALPWIIAALMTVPILYLNFKPYQKNRILTFMNPQLDPLGAGYTLIQSKIAVGSGNILGKGWLNGAQGQLRFLPESHTDFVFPVFAEEWGFIGVIALLGLYLLMLRRMHSIASRKKDGASGILLNLFLVTISVQIIVNIGMTIGIFPIVGLPLPFFSYGGSDLIVTVVMIALFLRDE from the coding sequence ATGAATAAAAGATTGGATATTTTGATTTTATATGTTCTGTTAATATTTTTGATTGGGATCATGAATCTCTATAGTGCAAGTTATAATTTCTCAGGGAACTATATTATGCGGCAGGTTATATGGTTTTTAATATCTCTATTAGTGGCTTCCGGGGTATCTTTTATAGGCATTAGGCGGATTTTGAGCTTGGGATTGGTGTTCTATATCACTTCGCTTTTGCTTTTGATTATAGTTTTGATATTACCTGCCGAAGGTGCTCATAGATGGATTAAATTCGGTTTTTTAAATATTCAGCCTTCACAGATTATGAAGTTTACACTTCCGGTATTTCTTGTATCTGTGTTCTATTATAGTAATTTTGAGACTCTCTCTTCATTTATTATGCCGCTCTTTTTCACTCTTTTTGGGGCGATATTGATTGCTAAAGAACCGGATTTAGGCGGTTCATTAATGCTCTTTCCTTCAGTAGTTACTTTTTTTATACTTAAGAAAGCAAAATTTAGAAAAGCTTTACCTTGGATTATTGCTGCGCTAATGACAGTGCCTATTCTTTATTTGAATTTTAAGCCTTATCAGAAAAATAGAATTTTAACATTTATGAATCCTCAGCTTGATCCTTTAGGGGCAGGTTATACCTTAATACAGTCTAAGATAGCGGTAGGATCTGGAAATATTCTCGGCAAGGGGTGGTTGAATGGAGCTCAGGGGCAGTTGAGGTTTCTTCCGGAGTCTCACACGGATTTTGTATTCCCTGTCTTTGCTGAAGAGTGGGGTTTTATAGGTGTCATTGCGCTCTTAGGGCTATATTTACTTATGCTTAGGAGGATGCATAGTATTGCCTCTAGGAAAAAAGATGGAGCTTCGGGTATACTGCTCAATCTCTTTCTTGTCACTATATCAGTTCAGATAATAGTAAATATAGGCATGACTATAGGTATCTTTCCTATCGTAGGGTTGCCGCTTCCTTTTTTCAGTTATGGCGGGTCGGATTTAATTGTTACCGTTGTCATGATAGCACTATTTTTAAGAGATGAATAA
- a CDS encoding rod shape-determining protein, which translates to MWKNLSSLYEGIASSLSSDIGIDLGTATTLVYVKGEGIILCEPSVVAIERSQNRVLAVGEEAKRMLGKTPGNIVAIRPLQDGVITDFEVAEQMLRYFITKVNKKKFLLKPRVVIAIPSGITEVEKRAVKDSALHAGARDVYLIEEPVAAAIGVGLPIYEPVGNMVIDVGGGTTEIAVISLAGLVLSKSIRIGGDEMDEAITQHMKKTYNLIIGERTAEDIKIKIGSAYPLEEELTMEVKGRDIVTGLPKAVPITSEEVREAMAEPITQILEVTRFTLERTPPELSADLIEIGIVLAGGGALLRGLDLLITEETGLPVHVADDPLTAVALGTGKVLSELKYLKRVTVQPKLES; encoded by the coding sequence ATGTGGAAAAATCTAAGCTCTCTTTATGAGGGTATAGCCTCGTCTCTCTCTTCTGATATCGGTATAGATTTAGGTACCGCGACTACTCTTGTCTATGTTAAAGGTGAAGGAATTATTTTATGTGAGCCTTCAGTTGTTGCAATAGAGAGGAGTCAGAATCGTGTTTTAGCCGTTGGAGAAGAAGCCAAAAGAATGCTTGGCAAGACGCCTGGTAATATAGTTGCTATTAGACCTCTTCAAGATGGCGTGATAACTGATTTTGAAGTGGCTGAACAGATGTTGAGATATTTTATAACCAAGGTAAACAAGAAAAAGTTTTTACTAAAACCCCGCGTTGTAATAGCTATACCGTCTGGAATTACCGAAGTCGAAAAGAGAGCTGTCAAGGATTCAGCTCTTCATGCAGGTGCCAGAGATGTCTACCTCATAGAGGAGCCCGTTGCTGCTGCAATAGGGGTAGGGTTACCGATATATGAACCTGTAGGTAATATGGTGATAGATGTAGGTGGAGGTACTACCGAGATAGCGGTGATATCTTTAGCCGGACTGGTGCTGTCAAAGAGTATTAGAATAGGCGGGGATGAGATGGACGAAGCTATAACCCAGCATATGAAAAAGACTTACAACCTTATAATTGGAGAGAGGACAGCCGAAGACATTAAAATAAAGATCGGTTCCGCCTATCCTTTAGAAGAAGAGTTGACAATGGAGGTTAAGGGCCGTGATATAGTCACGGGTCTTCCTAAGGCGGTACCTATAACTTCCGAAGAGGTAAGAGAGGCTATGGCTGAGCCTATTACTCAGATACTGGAGGTAACCAGATTTACCCTTGAGAGGACTCCCCCCGAGCTCTCTGCGGATTTAATAGAGATTGGAATTGTTTTAGCCGGAGGAGGTGCACTTCTTAGAGGTTTGGATCTTTTGATAACTGAGGAGACTGGCCTTCCTGTTCATGTCGCAGATGATCCTTTAACCGCCGTTGCGCTGGGTACTGGCAAGGTATTGAGTGAATTAAAATATTTAAAAAGAGTTACAGTCCAGCCCAAATTAGAATCTTAG
- a CDS encoding TIGR03960 family B12-binding radical SAM protein, translated as MNNYSEPKEIEEFLLNNLSNVQKPGRYIGREHNSIEKNWDSASLRIVLIYPDLYEIGMSNQGLRLLYELINAKPEFICQRSFAPWHDMENLLKSSNLPLYSLESKRPLSEFDIVAFTLQHELNYTNILTILDLAGLDIFSKDRADNHPLIIGGGPSTLNPEPVADFFDFFLIGEAEDIIIPLLESISAGRKDGIPREELLFRLKNQNSIYVPSLYKTELTEEGFIVTNVDRKVQKHYVADLNSVAHSIRPTVSYIRTIHDRINLEIMRGCPNSCRFCQARVYYGPPRQREMNNLISTAKKNYKNTGYEEVCLSSLSSGVYSGIEDLIDGLRSDFKDLNLFLSLPSLWVSKSLIDSLSKFTDTKRPSLTFAPEVGSLRMKDIVGKYVDEEILSEIISFAFDRGWKSIKLYYMLGLPGLKIDDLKEIVEFVKGLLKLRTRRSVSLKLSFATFIPKPHTPFQWHPFASREEVLEQIGFIRDNLHSRRIKIDFRDYDYSLIEAIFSRGDRRLSSVIYEAWKAGARFDSWGGEFNSDLWYNAFSKKNIDIDSYLRPSWGESSLLPWDYVGVDIDKKDLWASLESARAKF; from the coding sequence ATGAATAATTATTCAGAACCTAAGGAGATAGAAGAGTTTCTTCTAAACAACCTTTCTAATGTTCAAAAGCCCGGCCGCTATATAGGCAGGGAGCACAACAGTATAGAGAAGAATTGGGATAGTGCCTCTCTTAGGATTGTTTTGATATATCCCGATCTATATGAAATTGGAATGAGTAATCAGGGATTACGACTTCTATATGAACTTATAAATGCGAAGCCTGAATTTATCTGCCAGAGATCTTTTGCCCCTTGGCATGACATGGAGAACTTGCTTAAGAGTTCAAATCTGCCTCTATATAGCCTTGAGAGCAAAAGACCCCTCTCTGAATTCGATATTGTTGCGTTTACACTTCAGCATGAACTAAACTATACAAATATTTTAACTATACTTGATTTGGCAGGTTTAGATATCTTCTCTAAAGATAGAGCGGATAACCATCCTCTGATAATCGGAGGAGGTCCCTCTACATTAAACCCCGAACCTGTTGCGGATTTCTTTGATTTTTTTCTTATAGGCGAAGCAGAAGATATTATTATTCCTTTATTGGAGAGTATTTCTGCGGGACGTAAGGATGGTATCCCAAGAGAAGAACTGCTCTTTAGACTTAAGAATCAAAACTCAATCTATGTTCCCTCGCTTTATAAGACGGAGTTAACAGAAGAAGGTTTTATTGTTACCAATGTGGATAGAAAGGTCCAGAAGCATTATGTGGCTGATCTTAATAGTGTAGCGCACTCTATCAGGCCCACCGTATCTTATATCCGTACAATCCATGATAGGATAAATCTTGAGATTATGCGGGGCTGTCCGAACTCCTGCAGGTTTTGCCAGGCAAGGGTCTATTATGGTCCGCCAAGGCAGAGAGAGATGAACAATCTTATCTCTACTGCTAAGAAGAATTACAAAAATACAGGCTATGAAGAGGTCTGCCTATCTTCACTTTCAAGCGGAGTCTATTCCGGTATAGAGGATCTGATTGATGGTTTGAGATCTGATTTTAAAGATCTAAATCTATTTTTAAGTTTGCCCTCTCTTTGGGTTAGTAAGAGCCTTATAGATAGTTTGAGCAAATTCACCGATACAAAAAGGCCTTCATTGACGTTTGCTCCTGAGGTAGGCTCTTTGAGAATGAAGGATATAGTAGGAAAATATGTTGATGAGGAGATATTGAGCGAGATTATCTCTTTTGCTTTTGATAGAGGATGGAAGAGTATAAAGCTCTATTATATGCTTGGGCTTCCCGGCCTTAAGATTGATGATTTAAAAGAGATAGTCGAATTCGTAAAAGGTCTTCTAAAGCTAAGGACAAGGAGGTCTGTAAGTCTAAAGCTTAGTTTTGCAACTTTTATTCCTAAGCCCCACACTCCTTTTCAGTGGCATCCTTTTGCATCTAGAGAAGAGGTACTGGAGCAGATTGGATTTATAAGAGATAATTTGCATAGCAGGCGTATAAAAATTGATTTCAGAGATTATGATTATTCTTTAATTGAAGCAATCTTTTCTCGGGGGGATAGAAGATTGTCATCTGTCATTTATGAGGCCTGGAAGGCAGGTGCAAGATTTGATTCCTGGGGAGGAGAATTCAATAGTGATTTATGGTATAATGCATTTAGTAAAAAAAATATTGACATAGATAGTTATCTTAGACCGTCCTGGGGCGAGTCTTCTCTATTGCCTTGGGATTACGTAGGTGTGGACATTGATAAGAAGGATTTATGGGCAAGCCTTGAGAGTGCTAGGGCTAAATTTTAG
- the mrdA gene encoding penicillin-binding protein 2 — protein MFSKIYKTSLAISLVLIILRVFYFQVIKGDYYREMSLNNYLRVLPLGGYRGNILDRYGRELAGNRLSFSIQVLPDRIKNRNEIFEIINREFDIDIEDLKNIYKLKFKAPFAPLTLVSDVDFEKALFLKEKYRNISGLLVSENIKRYYPNSTVASHLLGYLGEISEDELKELKSYGYRFSSYIGKSGVEKEFEPYLKGSDGGMLVKVDNQGRIVEVLSREEPKRGLDIYLTIDLDLQQRAEELLSPYTGCFLAMDVDSGEVITAVSSPNFDPNLFISSDNYKISQLLSSKERPLLNRAIQGEYPLGSVFKLLIAVAALEDDVINPEDRFFCPGHFNYGGRSYKCWKSSGHDWQDLRQAIAHSCNIYFYNTGLKTGINSIAYHAGLFGFGQKTGVDLPYEKDGFLPSPDWKAKKVKERWYPGDTINVSIGQGYLLVSPMQVLRFIAALANEGTLLKPKVCNSISGELAYKREAENLLFSVKNIKFIKRAMRDTVNSPTGTGQIAKVAPAIAGKTGTAQATSGKPHAWFAGFAPYDSPRIAFLAFIEHGGGGGYATARIAKEFLKYYYKKSGL, from the coding sequence ATGTTTTCCAAGATATACAAAACATCCTTAGCTATATCTCTGGTACTGATTATCTTAAGAGTCTTCTATTTTCAAGTTATTAAAGGTGATTATTACCGGGAGATGAGTCTCAATAATTATCTTAGAGTTTTACCACTAGGCGGTTATAGAGGTAATATTTTAGACCGTTATGGTAGAGAGCTTGCTGGGAATCGTTTAAGTTTTTCAATACAGGTGCTTCCCGATAGGATCAAAAATAGGAACGAGATCTTTGAAATCATAAACAGAGAGTTTGATATTGATATAGAAGATTTAAAAAATATTTATAAGCTTAAATTTAAAGCTCCCTTTGCTCCTTTAACACTAGTCTCTGATGTTGATTTTGAAAAGGCTCTCTTTTTGAAAGAAAAATACAGGAATATCTCAGGGTTGCTTGTATCTGAAAATATCAAAAGATATTACCCTAACAGTACTGTTGCTTCTCATCTATTAGGTTATCTTGGTGAGATCTCCGAAGACGAACTGAAAGAACTAAAATCCTACGGGTATAGATTCAGTTCTTATATTGGTAAGAGCGGAGTAGAGAAAGAATTCGAGCCTTACTTAAAAGGCAGCGATGGTGGAATGTTGGTTAAGGTTGATAATCAGGGCAGAATCGTAGAGGTTTTAAGTCGCGAAGAGCCAAAGAGAGGGTTAGATATATATCTGACTATTGATTTGGATTTACAACAGAGGGCTGAAGAGTTGCTCTCTCCTTATACGGGGTGTTTTCTTGCTATGGATGTTGACTCAGGCGAGGTTATAACCGCGGTCAGTTCGCCTAATTTTGATCCCAATCTATTTATATCGTCGGATAATTATAAAATCTCACAACTATTGAGTTCTAAAGAGAGACCTCTTTTGAATCGTGCTATACAGGGAGAATATCCTCTAGGTTCGGTATTTAAATTACTTATTGCTGTTGCAGCTCTTGAGGATGATGTTATTAATCCAGAAGATAGGTTTTTCTGTCCGGGACACTTTAATTATGGAGGGCGGAGCTATAAATGCTGGAAGAGCAGCGGGCATGATTGGCAGGATTTACGTCAAGCCATAGCACATTCCTGCAATATATATTTTTATAACACAGGACTAAAGACAGGCATTAATTCTATTGCTTACCATGCGGGTCTTTTTGGTTTTGGGCAAAAGACAGGAGTCGATTTACCTTATGAGAAAGATGGGTTCTTACCGTCTCCGGATTGGAAAGCTAAAAAGGTGAAAGAGCGTTGGTACCCTGGGGATACGATCAACGTCTCTATAGGCCAGGGTTATCTCCTGGTGAGTCCTATGCAGGTCCTGCGATTTATAGCAGCATTGGCTAATGAGGGAACTCTTTTAAAACCTAAGGTTTGCAACTCTATAAGCGGTGAGCTGGCTTATAAAAGAGAGGCTGAGAACCTTCTCTTCTCTGTCAAAAATATCAAATTTATAAAAAGAGCTATGAGAGATACGGTAAATAGCCCTACCGGTACAGGGCAGATTGCAAAGGTGGCTCCTGCTATTGCTGGCAAGACAGGTACTGCTCAGGCAACATCGGGAAAACCGCATGCCTGGTTTGCAGGCTTTGCCCCTTATGATTCTCCCAGGATTGCTTTTTTAGCTTTTATTGAGCATGGAGGCGGCGGAGGGTATGCAACTGCAAGGATAGCAAAGGAGTTTCTAAAGTATTATTACAAAAAGAGTGGGTTATGA